The following coding sequences are from one Limibacillus halophilus window:
- a CDS encoding DUF2497 domain-containing protein produces MSQATPEGEATMEDILDSIRKAVEAEDWQVVEPEPVIELTRVVKEDGSVVDLTMPTSESGTEGNGEQVSEEQSVSDGKNGDFERPHEGNSFGDKPTPGPNDRLSAAAGSAALSSFISKSEEKHVDIGPQLGSGRTLEGVVREALVPHVRDWLEENLVPLVQNIVREEIERMVRRKDD; encoded by the coding sequence ATGAGTCAAGCGACACCCGAAGGCGAAGCGACGATGGAAGATATCCTCGATTCCATCCGTAAGGCGGTGGAAGCCGAAGATTGGCAAGTCGTCGAGCCCGAGCCTGTTATCGAATTGACGCGGGTGGTGAAAGAGGACGGCAGTGTTGTCGATTTGACTATGCCTACATCAGAGTCTGGAACCGAGGGCAATGGGGAGCAAGTGAGCGAGGAACAGTCTGTGAGTGACGGAAAGAACGGTGATTTCGAACGGCCCCATGAGGGAAATTCGTTCGGCGACAAACCAACGCCCGGACCGAATGATCGGCTGTCCGCCGCTGCCGGATCCGCTGCGCTTTCGAGTTTCATCTCAAAATCCGAAGAGAAACATGTCGATATTGGCCCGCAACTGGGATCGGGCCGCACCCTTGAAGGTGTTGTACGGGAAGCTCTGGTACCCCACGTGCGTGATTGGCTGGAAGAAAACCTCGTTCCGCTCGTGCAGAATATAGTGCGCGAAGAAATTGAGCGTATGGTTCGTCGCAAAGACGACTAA
- a CDS encoding valine--tRNA ligase: MLEKTYRPKEVETKNYARWEEAGCFEAHEDSAQPPYTIMMPPANVTGSLHIGHALTFSIQDILIRWKRMRGHDALWQPGTDHAGIATQMVVERNLAAEGIHRRDLGRDKFLEKVWNWKEESGGTIIRQLRHLGASADWKRERFTMDEGLSKAVVKVFVELYKQGLIYRDKRLVNWDPKLHTAISDLEVQQKETKGHLWHFRYPIEGEDGRYIVVATTRPETMLGDSGVAVHPEDERYADLIGKFVVLPLVGRRIPIVADEWADPETGSGAVKITPAHDFNDFEVGRRHELEMINIFDQDAHLNDSVPEPYRRLDRFEARARVVADLEALGLVDKIEDHVHVVPHGDRGGVPIEPYLTDQWYVDAATLAKPCIEAVESGKTRFVPQQYENIYFDWMRNIQPWCVSRQIWWGHQIPAWYGPDGTVFVEMTEEAASASAKSHYGKTVDLRRDEDVLDTWFSSALWPFSTLGWPEDTAAVERYYPGDVLVTGFDIIFFWVARMMMMGIHFMGEVPFKDVYIHGLVRDAEGQKMSKSKGNTMDPLDVVEKYGCDALRFTLAALCTNGRDIKLAEPRIEGYRNFATKLWNASRFALMNGVELQAGYDPSTNSLTINRWIVSKLTSAASSLDQALSSYRFNDAASILYHFAWGEFCDWYIELSKPILNGEDLVAKAETQATTAWVLTQIVKLMHPLMPYITEELWGTLSGGGEGLLISAAWPALPETLTDVEAEAEIDWLIKLITEVRGTRNQMNVPAAAQVPLLIKGASDITRARLTANEALIGRLARVSKLTHSETSAGEGDVQMVVGEATFVMPLGDVIDLAAERARLQRDLSKLEGEIAKIEKKLANEQFIAKAPEEVVEEQRERLVEASQTRQKLSDAVARLGA; encoded by the coding sequence GTGCTGGAAAAGACGTACCGACCCAAAGAGGTCGAGACAAAGAATTATGCGCGTTGGGAAGAGGCGGGATGCTTCGAGGCGCATGAGGACTCGGCTCAGCCCCCCTACACGATCATGATGCCACCGGCGAACGTGACCGGTAGTCTACATATCGGCCATGCCCTGACTTTCTCGATTCAAGACATCCTAATCCGCTGGAAGCGTATGCGCGGGCATGACGCGCTCTGGCAACCGGGCACAGACCATGCCGGTATTGCCACCCAGATGGTCGTGGAGCGGAACCTCGCGGCGGAAGGAATCCATCGCCGCGATTTGGGGCGCGATAAGTTTCTGGAAAAGGTGTGGAACTGGAAAGAGGAATCCGGCGGCACGATCATCCGGCAGCTTCGTCATCTTGGTGCGTCCGCGGACTGGAAACGCGAGCGCTTCACAATGGATGAGGGGCTTTCTAAGGCCGTCGTTAAGGTGTTTGTCGAGCTCTATAAACAGGGCCTAATTTACCGCGACAAACGCTTGGTGAACTGGGATCCCAAACTGCATACCGCAATCTCCGACCTGGAAGTTCAGCAAAAGGAAACGAAGGGCCATCTCTGGCATTTCCGTTATCCGATCGAGGGGGAAGATGGGCGTTACATCGTCGTTGCCACCACACGGCCGGAAACGATGTTGGGTGACAGCGGCGTGGCAGTTCATCCCGAAGACGAACGTTATGCTGATTTGATCGGCAAGTTTGTCGTGCTGCCTCTAGTGGGGCGACGGATACCGATTGTCGCCGATGAATGGGCCGATCCAGAAACCGGTTCCGGCGCCGTCAAGATTACGCCGGCCCATGATTTTAACGACTTTGAGGTCGGCCGTCGCCATGAGCTGGAGATGATCAATATTTTTGATCAGGATGCACACCTCAACGATTCCGTTCCGGAACCTTACCGCAGGCTGGATCGTTTCGAAGCGCGAGCGCGAGTTGTGGCGGATCTCGAAGCATTGGGGCTTGTCGACAAGATTGAGGACCACGTTCACGTGGTGCCGCATGGTGACCGAGGCGGCGTTCCGATCGAACCCTACCTGACGGATCAGTGGTACGTTGATGCCGCAACCCTTGCCAAGCCTTGTATCGAGGCGGTTGAATCCGGAAAAACCCGCTTTGTACCGCAACAATACGAAAACATTTATTTCGATTGGATGCGGAACATTCAGCCGTGGTGCGTCTCGCGGCAAATTTGGTGGGGACACCAGATACCTGCGTGGTATGGGCCAGACGGCACGGTATTTGTCGAGATGACGGAGGAGGCCGCTTCCGCGTCCGCTAAAAGCCATTATGGAAAGACCGTGGACCTTCGCCGCGACGAAGACGTGCTCGATACCTGGTTCTCCTCTGCGCTTTGGCCATTCTCGACTCTCGGATGGCCGGAGGACACCGCAGCGGTAGAACGTTATTACCCTGGGGATGTTCTGGTAACAGGCTTTGATATCATTTTCTTCTGGGTCGCACGCATGATGATGATGGGCATCCATTTTATGGGCGAGGTTCCCTTCAAGGATGTCTATATCCATGGCCTCGTTCGGGATGCCGAAGGGCAGAAGATGTCGAAGTCCAAGGGGAACACGATGGACCCCCTTGATGTGGTGGAGAAGTATGGATGTGACGCCCTACGTTTCACCTTGGCCGCTCTTTGCACCAACGGACGTGATATCAAGCTCGCCGAACCCCGCATCGAAGGTTATCGCAATTTTGCGACCAAACTTTGGAATGCCAGCCGTTTTGCCTTGATGAATGGCGTAGAGTTGCAGGCGGGGTATGATCCATCCACCAACAGTTTGACGATCAACCGTTGGATCGTCAGCAAGCTGACGAGCGCTGCGTCTTCTCTCGACCAGGCGCTTTCGAGCTATCGCTTCAATGATGCCGCTTCAATTCTGTATCACTTCGCGTGGGGTGAGTTTTGCGATTGGTACATTGAGTTGTCAAAACCAATATTGAACGGTGAAGACCTGGTAGCCAAGGCCGAGACCCAAGCAACGACAGCATGGGTTCTAACGCAGATCGTCAAGCTTATGCATCCGCTTATGCCTTACATAACAGAGGAACTTTGGGGAACGTTGTCTGGCGGTGGTGAGGGCCTCCTGATTTCGGCCGCCTGGCCGGCGTTGCCCGAAACGCTGACTGACGTAGAGGCGGAGGCCGAGATTGACTGGCTCATCAAGTTGATCACGGAGGTCCGGGGTACGCGGAATCAAATGAATGTCCCCGCTGCAGCGCAAGTGCCACTGCTGATTAAGGGCGCGAGCGATATTACACGAGCCCGCTTGACCGCTAATGAGGCCTTGATTGGGCGTCTGGCCCGCGTTTCAAAGCTCACGCACAGTGAAACCTCTGCGGGCGAAGGCGATGTTCAGATGGTGGTGGGTGAGGCGACCTTCGTCATGCCATTGGGCGATGTCATCGACTTGGCGGCCGAGCGCGCCCGTTTGCAACGCGATCTGTCAAAGCTTGAAGGCGAAATTGCGAAAATCGAAAAAAAGCTCGCAAACGAGCAGTTCATCGCAAAAGCGCCCGAAGAAGTCGTTGAGGAACAGCGCGAACGGTTGGTAGAAGCGTCACAGACACGCCAGAAGCTGTCGGATGCAGTTGCCCGCTTGGGTGCATGA